From the Desulfuromonas sp. genome, one window contains:
- a CDS encoding chemotaxis protein CheW: MIKEFSHSDAASESEETSRKEIQLACFQVGDQLYALDILRIKEVIRPQKLTPVPKAPRFIEGVINLRGAVIPVVDLRRRFDQPVVDGGHKNRTIISVLAGKVIGLMVDEVAEVRTFTRQEIQPAPRFLKGQEADYFLGVCQRDEDLVMILNLEKILSTDEKLDLDQIRTNLNEIVD; the protein is encoded by the coding sequence ATGATTAAAGAGTTTTCTCACTCCGATGCAGCATCTGAATCGGAAGAAACCTCGCGGAAGGAGATTCAGCTTGCCTGTTTTCAGGTTGGCGATCAGTTGTATGCACTCGACATCCTCCGGATCAAGGAGGTAATCAGGCCGCAGAAGCTGACTCCTGTTCCGAAAGCGCCTCGATTTATCGAAGGGGTAATCAACCTGCGTGGGGCTGTGATCCCGGTTGTTGATCTGCGTCGTCGCTTTGATCAGCCGGTCGTCGATGGCGGCCATAAAAACAGGACGATCATATCTGTCCTTGCCGGCAAGGTTATCGGTCTGATGGTGGATGAGGTCGCTGAAGTGAGGACCTTTACCCGGCAGGAGATTCAGCCGGCACCAAGGTTTTTGAAAGGACAGGAGGCCGACTATTTTCTCGGCGTATGTCAGCGCGATGAAGACCTGGTCATGATCCTTAATCTTGAGAAAATCCTTTCAACCGATGAAAAACTTGATCTCGACCAGATCCGCACGAATCTCAATGAGATTGTCGATTAA
- a CDS encoding two-component system response regulator — protein MAKKKILIVEDEESLLKLESILLTSKGYDVRGVSNGQQALDAIAEEKPDLVLLDIMLPEIDGFEVCQRIKDDPETTDIPVIMLTAKKSREDMARGEKVGADWYITKPFKSVMVIETIQRFLAK, from the coding sequence GTGGCTAAGAAGAAGATTCTGATTGTCGAAGATGAAGAGAGCTTGCTCAAACTGGAAAGCATTCTTCTTACATCGAAGGGGTATGATGTTCGCGGTGTTTCCAACGGGCAGCAAGCGCTGGATGCCATTGCCGAAGAGAAGCCGGACCTGGTACTGCTCGATATCATGTTGCCTGAAATTGATGGCTTTGAAGTCTGCCAGCGCATTAAGGATGATCCGGAAACCACCGACATCCCGGTGATTATGCTGACTGCGAAGAAAAGCCGGGAAGATATGGCTCGCGGTGAAAAAGTCGGAGCCGACTGGTACATCACCAAACCATTCAAGTCGGTTATGGTTATCGAGACAATACAGCGGTTTTTGGCAAAATGA